In [Phormidium] sp. ETS-05, the genomic window TGATCTGAAGCATCGCTACACGATCGCCGCCGACATCCTCAAAGACCTGAAAAAACCAGCTCTGCCAGCTTACACCAAAACCCAAAAGAACACCGCTGCAACCATTTTTGGTGGCGCCGCTGTAGCCGTTCTGTCCCTGATGGTGGGTCATCGCGTCCCCAGCCCTGTGCCCTACAGCACATACACCACCACCCCCATCCCCGTTACCCAGCTAGAGGAAATCCCCTACACCCTCCCGAAACTGGATCAATCCACCCCTCGCAATAACAAACAAGTGCCCCCGATGCGCACTTTGGCGAGTACCTCCGGGCCGGTGTGGTCCGTGGCGGTGAGCCCCGACGGCAAAGCGATCGCCTCGGGCAACACCGACGGCACCATCCAAATCTGGCGGGTCAACAGCGGCGATTTCCAAATCCCCATCCGCACCCTCTACGGTCACTCCGAGCCGATTTGGTCCCTCGCAGTCAGCCCGGACGGCAAACTCCTCGCCAGCGGCAGCGCCGACAAAACCATCAAAATCTGGGACCTCGCCAGTGGCCAACTCCTAGACACCCTCAAAGGCCATAGCGCCGGTATTTTCTCCGTCGCCTTCAGCCCCGACAGCCAGCGCGTCGCCAGCGGCAGTTTTGATAAAACCGTCAAACTCTGGCAAATCAACACCAGCAAAGACTGGCGCTTTGCAGGCAACCTCCTGCACACCTTCATCGGTCACACCCAAGAAGTGCAATCCGTCGCCTTCAACAGCGACGGCCAAACCCTCGCCTCTGGCAGCACCGACGGCACCATTAAACTCTGGAACTGGCGCACCGGCAAGCTGACCCGCACCCTCGTCGGTCACAATGACTCCGTGTGGTCCGTCGCCTTCAGCCCCGATGGTCGTACCCTTGCCTCCGGTAGCTGGGATAAAACCATCAAATTATGGGATTTAGAAACCGGCACCTCCTGGCGCACCCTCCGGGGACACGGCCAACAAGTCCACTCCGTAGCCTTCAGCCCTGACGGCAAGACGATCGCCAGTGGCGACCTCGGCGGCACCATCAAACTCTGGAATTCCTACAGCGGCTGCCAAAAAGGCACCCTCAAAGGTCACTCCGACTGGGTAGAAGTCGCCTTCGCCGCCGGTGGCAAAGCCCTCGTCAGCGGCAGCTTTGACGACACCATCAAACTCTGGCGTTTGGCTCCATAGTTTGTCATTTGTCATTTGTCATTGGTCATTTGTCATTTGACAACAGGTAGTAGGGTGGGCAGGGTACTGCCCACCCTACATTTTTGACACTGTTAAATCTTTACGGTATTGACAAAATTATCGCTTTGACCGAGGATAACTGCCATGAATAGTGACAAAAATCATGTCAGCAGAGGCAATATTTTAATTGTGGATGACGAGCCCAACAATTTGCGGGTATTATTGAATTGTTTAATCGCCAATGGCTATGATGCTCGCGGCGTCTTGAATGGGGAAATGGGGTTAAAAGCTGCCTTATCCGAGCCGCCTGATTTAGTCTTGCTAGATATTATGATGCCGCACATGGATGGATATCAGGTTTGCCATGAATTTAAAAAAAATGATAATTTAAAAGATATTCCCATCATTTTTATTAGTGCTAAATACGATAGCCTTGACAAGGTGAAAGCATTTCGGGGGGGTGGGATAGATTACATTCCTAAGCCGTTTCAGATTGAAGAGGTTTTGGCACGCATAGAAAACCATTTGCGTTTAAGGCAATTGCAGCAGGAACTAGCACAGCAAAATTTATGGCTGCAAGCGGAAATCAGCCAGCGTCAAGCAGCCGAGCAAGCTCTGCAAGCACAAAATGCCCAGCTACAACGAGAAATCAGAGAGCGGGAGCGGGCGGAAGCGGAGCTGGCTAAGCTGAACGAGGATTTGGCTCGTTCTAATAGCGAACTGGCACAATTTGTCAGCATTGCCTCTCACGATTTGCGCTCTCCTTTAACGACGATTAAAGGTTATGGTCAATTGTTCAAAATGCGTCACGCCCAGTCCTTAGAAGCGGAAGGGCTGCGGTATATCGATCGGATTCTCGATGGGTGCGATCGGATGCTGAACCTGATTGACGATTTATTGCAATATTCCCGATTAGGAAAAGGTGGAGAGCAGTTTAGTCCGGTTAGCACCGCCGAAGCTGTAGAAGAAGCCTGCCAAAATCTCAGTTTAGAAATCAACACCAATCATGCCGAGATTATCTGCCGCGACTTACCCGTACTCACGGCGGACTTTTCCCAATTGCGCCAGCTATTTCAAAATTTAATCGGTAATGCCATCAAATACCGAGGCGAAGCCAATCCCAGAGTAGAAGTTACCGCCATAGCCGAAACCGAGCAATACTTATTCGCCATTAAAGATAATGGCATTGGCATTGAGCCGGAATCGTTTCCCAAAATCTTTCAGATGTTTAAGCGCCTGCACGGTCCGAGCGAATATCCCGGCACTGGTATCGGTTTAGCGATTTGTCAAAAAATTGTTCAACTTCACGGCGGGCGCCTCTGGGTAGAATCAGCACCTGCTCAAGGTTCGAGTTTCTATTTTACCATCCCGATACTCGGCTGACCCAGCCACTTCCTACCCAGAATCCGATCATTCGTAGGGGCACGGCATCATCAACCCCCGAGCTGTCACAGAAAATCCCCATAACGCCGTGCCCCTGATTTACACATATGAAAAAAGCCTGCCCCAAAATCCCATGATTCGTAGGGGCACGGCATCATCAACCCCCGAGCTGTCACAGAAAATCCCCATAACGCCGTGCCCCTGATTTACACATATGAAAAAAGCCTGCCCCAAAATCCCATGATTCGTAGGGGCACGGCATCATCAACCCCCAAGCTGTCACGGAAAATCCCGATAACGCCGTGCCCATTATTTACACATATGAGAATACCCTTGCCCCAAAATCCCATGATTCGTAGGGGCTGTTCTTCATCAACCTCCAAGCTGTCACGGAAAATCCCCATAACGCCGTGCCCCTGATTTACACATATGAAAAACTCTATACCCCCAAATCCCATCATTCGTAGGGGCACGGCATCATCAACCTCCAAGCTGTCACGGAAAATCTCGATAACGCCGTGCCCCTGATTTACACATATGAGCAAATTATAACCCAAAATCCCATGATTCGTAGGGGCTGTTCTTCATCAACCTCCGAACTGTCACGGAAAATCCCCATAACGCCGTGACCCTGATTTACACATATGAGCAAATTATAACCCAAAATCCCATGATTCGTAGGGGCTGTTCTTCATCAACCTCCGAACTGTCACGGAAAATCCCCATAACGCCGTGACCCCCTGATTTACACAGATGAAAGATTCCACACCCCAAAATCCCATCATTCGTAGGGGCTGTTCTTCATCAACCTCCGAACTGTCACGGAAAATCCCCATAACGCCGTGCCCCTGATTTACACATATGAGCAAATTATAACCCAAAATCCCATGATTCGTAGGGGCTGTTCTTCATCAACCTCCGAACTGTCACGGAAAATCTCGATAACGCCGTGCCCTTGATTTATACATATGAGCAGATTATGCCCCAAAATCCCATCATTCGTAGGGGCACGGCATCATCAACCTCTGATATCAAGTCCTACTGCATCGGGATGTGAATAACTGGGGGGGCACGGCATTATGAATATTTCTCGTTCACCCAATATCTTGATGACGCCGTGCCCCTACCAAGATTAATTTTTATGGGGCAAAAATTAGTTCTGTAGGGTGGGCAGGCACTGCCCACCCTACTACTGGCTGCATCGGGATGTGAATAACTGGGGGGCACGGCATTATGAATATTTCTCGTTCACCCAATATCTTGATGACGCCGTGCTACTACCAAGATTAATTTTTATGGGGCAAAAATTAGTTCTGTAGGGTGGGCAGGCACTGCCCACCCTACTACTGGCTGCATCGGGATGTGAATAACTGGGGGGCACGGCATTATGAATATTTC contains:
- a CDS encoding ATP-binding protein, with the translated sequence MNSDKNHVSRGNILIVDDEPNNLRVLLNCLIANGYDARGVLNGEMGLKAALSEPPDLVLLDIMMPHMDGYQVCHEFKKNDNLKDIPIIFISAKYDSLDKVKAFRGGGIDYIPKPFQIEEVLARIENHLRLRQLQQELAQQNLWLQAEISQRQAAEQALQAQNAQLQREIRERERAEAELAKLNEDLARSNSELAQFVSIASHDLRSPLTTIKGYGQLFKMRHAQSLEAEGLRYIDRILDGCDRMLNLIDDLLQYSRLGKGGEQFSPVSTAEAVEEACQNLSLEINTNHAEIICRDLPVLTADFSQLRQLFQNLIGNAIKYRGEANPRVEVTAIAETEQYLFAIKDNGIGIEPESFPKIFQMFKRLHGPSEYPGTGIGLAICQKIVQLHGGRLWVESAPAQGSSFYFTIPILG
- a CDS encoding serine/threonine-protein kinase, producing MTYCLNPNCQNPHNSDLAETCKSCGSELLLKNRYRPLHPLGGGAPGGSFLAVDEDKPSKPLCVISSSPIANNTTGSHFGSFSAFASGLDELGEHPQIPNLLASFEEADRYYLVQEYIEGKNLAQELAANGTFTEVKIRKLLQDLLPVLQFLSGNDAIHRDIKPSNIIRPVDGGPLALVDFSTVELHTSRTRVKPGILKGSAEYAAPEQTQGRAVFASDIYSLGVTCLHLLTGLSPFELFDVESDRWVWSDYLQKPVSDRLKTILTKMVERDLKHRYTIAADILKDLKKPALPAYTKTQKNTAATIFGGAAVAVLSLMVGHRVPSPVPYSTYTTTPIPVTQLEEIPYTLPKLDQSTPRNNKQVPPMRTLASTSGPVWSVAVSPDGKAIASGNTDGTIQIWRVNSGDFQIPIRTLYGHSEPIWSLAVSPDGKLLASGSADKTIKIWDLASGQLLDTLKGHSAGIFSVAFSPDSQRVASGSFDKTVKLWQINTSKDWRFAGNLLHTFIGHTQEVQSVAFNSDGQTLASGSTDGTIKLWNWRTGKLTRTLVGHNDSVWSVAFSPDGRTLASGSWDKTIKLWDLETGTSWRTLRGHGQQVHSVAFSPDGKTIASGDLGGTIKLWNSYSGCQKGTLKGHSDWVEVAFAAGGKALVSGSFDDTIKLWRLAP